The nucleotide sequence TGAGCCGCTTTGTGACTATAGACGAGGCTTCCACACCGGTTAAAGCGGCTACCAAGGGGTTGTCGTTTTTTATACTGGTGGCTTTTGTGCTGGCTACAGCTATGGGTGCCGGGGCTGTTTTTGTGTATGATATGCTGGACAACCGGTTAATGGTACAGAGTGATTTCGAACGGTTTTACGCCCTGCCTGTATTGGGTACCTTGCCCCGCATTAAGCGGAAAGGGGAAAGCGACTGGCTGACGGAACGCCCCGGCGATAAGGGGTATGAGGGTTGGGCGGAGCTGAGTAGTGTGGCGGTGGGTGTGCGGCAGGCCATGAAGTACACAGACAAGAGACTGATTGCGGTGTGCAGCTCGCTCAGACAGGAGGGCAAGTCGCTGATAAGCTGGCAACTGGCGCGAACACTGGCCGACAAGAATGTACGGGTATTGCTGGTGGATATGGACTTTTTCGCGCCTAAGATCACGGCCAAACTGGATAAAAAGGAGGCTATTGGCTTGAGTAATTTTCTTGCAGGCGAATGTACAGTGGAACAGCTTTTGTTGGACTCGCCCCTTACCAATCTTACCTTTACAGGGGTGGGTACCGCCGAGGGAAGGCAGGATTTGTATTACGATCATCCGGCGTTGGGTGAGTTTATCACGCGTGTGCGTGGTTTGTACGACGTGGTGATTTTTGATACGCCGGCGGCGTTGTATATTCCGGATATCTTCAATTTCATGGATCTGATGGAGGGGGTGATTGTGATTGCCCGCCTACGGCTGACTACCCGCAATGCGCTGGATAAGCTGTTGAAGATGAATACGGCTCACAATACAAAAGTGCTGGGGGTGGTTATTAACGATGTGCAAACTTCGGTGCTGAATAAATACGGGGAGAACTACTATTATTCCGATCGTTATTATACAGAGATTCCTGAGAAAAAGATAAAGAAGTTAGGTGTGAAGGTAGCCGTGACGCTGGCAATTTTAGTGGTTTGTGTAGCGGCTGGCTACCTTTCATTCCGTTCAAATAAGGCAAAGGCCGTAGGGCTCGAGTTGCCGCCATCCTCTACTATCGCAGCGGCGTTGCCCGTGGCGGATAAGTTGGTGGTTCAGCCCGGGAAAGATTCGTTGGTGACTGCGGTTCCTACTGTTGCTGTTGCTGTTGCTGCTCCGGATTCGAATTCGAATTCGGATTCGGAATGGCTGGATACGGTGGTTATCGAACCGGGCACCCGCCTTACGTTGCTTGCGCAGAAATATTATGGGAATAAGGTGTTTTGGGTGTATATTTATATGGCCAACAACGAGGTGATTACTAATCCGAACCAGGTGGCGGTGGGCACGAAGGTTCGGATTCCGGCTCCCGTGATGTATGGCATTAATGCCGCCGACAATACTTCTGTGAAGGAGGCTACGGCTTACCAGTCTAAAATTCTTGCCGGCGATTGGACGCCGGTGGCTATGAACTAATGCGAAGTAGAGTGAAGAGGTATCAGGGTGATAAGTACAGGAGGCGGAAGCTTGTTTTCTGGTTGGGTTTGTGTAGCGTGGTGTTGCTGGCAGTGTTATTGCTTTTTCTATGGCCGTTGCTTAGGCCGGAGCCAAAACGGGAACTGATTCGTGCCGGTATCTGTGGGGCGGTGAATAGTCCGGCGGTGTATTCGCTTGCCAAAGGGGCGGATCTTGCCATGCTGGTTCGGATGGCCGGGGGCTTTGCTCCGGCGGCCGACTTTGCCCGGGTGAATCTGGATAGATTGGTGATGCATGATACGATTTATCATATTCCCACGCGGGGTGTGGCGGGCGGACATTCGCTGATGGATGCCTTGAAGGAGCCTCTTTCCTCTCCTTTTATGGATATTTCTAAATTGATTGCCGCCGAACTGGGACAGAAAGAGATTCGGAAGTTTACCATTTTGTACGTGGGATTGCCATCGGTGTTTGTGCTGATTACCTATGCGCCGGACCTGAAACGGATTCAGTTTACCCATATCCCCCACAGTGCGCTTTTTCTGAACAACGACTACCGGTTGCAGGATATTTTCTTTACCGTAAACATAAATCCGACCGTGAAGTTGCTGGAAAACCGGCTGAAGCAAAAGATTGATTACTACCTGATACAGAACCGGTCCGCTTTTATTGAATTGATCGACCGGTTGCAGGGTATTGATATTACCCTGGACGAACCGTATGCCAAGGCGTACAGCATGAAGCCGGGCACGGGCCATCTGGATGGTTTCCATGCGTGGGAGTATATCCGTTTCCTGAATATACGGAACATGTCTGTTACGCATACCAGCGGAAAGGATATGGACTTGATTAGGCACGATAACTTCAAGGCGGCTCCTAGATCCTGGGAGTTGGAATATGAATTAAGGAATCAACGGCAAAGGATGGTGCTGAACGGTATGCGGATTGCTTTTGCCGGGCTCCATACGGAAGAGCAAATGATAATAATAAACAACTTCGCCCGTTTGTTTGAAACGGATATGGACAGCGGGTTTATCCTGAAGCTGTACAAGGATGTGTTGCAGGTGCCGGCATTCTCCTTTGGAGCATTCCCAGGTTATTATAGCGGAGAGAACAGCAAATTGTACTTTTATCCGGATATGCCGGGTTACGAGATGTTACTGAAAAAAGAAATTCGTACTTCCCTGCAAAGCCTAAAGACCAGGGAACAGACAGTGTACTAGTGCAAAATTTAATACAGGAATAAATTATGAACAGGCTAAGATTGTGGGTGATGGTGTGCGGTTGTTTGCTGCTTACGTTGCCTGCCGTGATGGGTCAGGCAAAGAGTTACCTCATTGAACGGGGGGATGTGCTGGACGTGGTGGTGATGGAGCATCCGGAGTTTTCGCTTACGGGTATTATTGTGCTGCCTGATGGTACGATGCAGTACCCGGGTATCGGGAGTATACTGGCTGCCGGCATGAGTTCGGATGCGCTTACGGCTTCGGTAGAGAAAAGTGTGGGTAAGTATGTGGTGAATCCGCTGGTGTCGGTTTTTATCCGCAAGATTCAGAATCAGATGCTGAATGTGCTGGGCTATGTAAACAAGCCGGGGCAGTTTCAGATTTATGAGGGGGTGGATTTGCTGACGGCCCTGAGTATGGCGGGGGGTATTAAGAATATCAAGAAAGGAAAACAGGTGATTATCATCCACGCGGATCAGTCCATGGAGGTGATAAAGTTGAAAGAGTATATCAACCCCGGCCATCAGGTAAAGAAAATGCCGGTACTGTATGCCGGCGATACGGTTATGGTAAAAGAGCCCGGCGAAGTGAACTGGTCGAAGTTCTCGTTCTTCGCCTCCCTTCTAACCGCTATTGCAGCCATTTTGAATTTCGCACTTTAACGAAAACAAGAAAGGCCGCCAATGGCGGCCTTTCTTGTTTTCTATGTTTCCATGTGTGGGAGTTTATCCGTTTCGTGAATATACGGAACATGGCTGTTACACATACCGGCGGAGAGGACATGGACTTGATTAGGCATGAAACTTCAAAGCGGATCCGGCCTCGTGGAGGTTGGAGTACGAACTCAAACAGCGGGTTTATCCTGCAGCTGTACAAAAAAGTATTGCAGGTGCCGGGTTACGAGATGTTGTTGAAAAAAGAAATTCGTACGTCCCTGCAGGGCCTAAAGACCAGGGAACAGACGATATACTAGTCTGTTCCCTGAAAAGAAACTTCTCCCATTTATTATTTTAGGTATTTTTTAATCGAACGAATCAAACTACTTTTATTTATAGGTTTGACAAGGTATTCATTGGTGCCTAAGCTACGGGCCTCATACACCTCACTGCTATAGGCGAAAGCGGACATTACAATTATTGGGATGTCTGAATTCTGCTTTCTGATGTACTTCAAGACCTGAAGTCCATCCATCTTTGGCATTTTTATATCCAAAAGGAGAAGGTCCGGCTGGATAGTTTCGAACAGTTCCAGGGCTTCGATACCATTTCGAGCATGCACCAGTTGGTATTCTCCCTGAACGTAGCTTTCGATCAAGAGATAACTGTCTTCATGGTCTTCAGCCACCAAAATGATTGGTTTACACCGCATGAGCGGCAAAAGCGGTGTTGCCAATACTTCGTTTTCATTTTCGAATTCTGTCTTTATTTTATTTTCTCCGGTACACGGGATGGTAAACCAAAAGTCGGATCCCTTACCTGCCTGGGAAGTTACGCCAATCCGGCCTCCCAGTCGCTCAGTAAGCATTTTACTGATGGTTAGACCTAGTCCGGTTCCTTTCTTTAATTCGTTAATGCGGGCATAACGGTCAAACACATTAATACATTCTTTTTCGGATAGGCCGCTACCGGTATCTTCCACATGAAATACAATCTCGTTTCCTTCCAGCGCATAGTATAAACTGATGCTGCCCTGGTCTGTAAATTTAAAAGCATTGCTCAAAAAATTGGAAAGGATCTGAATCACACGCCGACAGTCGGTCCTCACAAAAATACCAGGCAGTTGGTTATTAAACTGAAGACTGACTCCATCTTTAGGCTTAAGGGAAAACACATCGTATACTTCTTCACATAGGTGGTGTACGTCGGTGTCGGAGTAAACAAAGTTTAGTTTGTCAGACTCTATTTTTGCAAAGTCGAGGATATCGTTGATCAGATCGATCAACAGGTGATTGTTGTTTTGGATAATATCTACGTACTTCATTTTTAAAACAGGGTCGTCCTCATTTGCCAGTACTTCAGAAAAACCTACGATGGCATTGAGCGGCGTACGTATTTCGTGACTCATATTTGAGAGGAAATCAGACTTTAACATATCTGCTTTTAAGGCATTGGCCAGCTTAAGCTTGGTGGATTCCTGATCGGTGAGATCAAGATAAAAAGAGACTATAAGAGGACCTTCTCGCCCTTTACAATCGGTTAGCAAGATACGGTTGCTAAAATAGATACGCATATCGCCGGTAGAGGTTGGAAATTTTAAGTTGCCGGACACGGGTTCACCGGTGCTGATACAGAGATTATCCAACTCAATTATCTGGTTGATATAATTTCGACTTTGCTTGGATCGGTAAACTTTATGTCCGATGATTCGTTCATGATGAATCTCAAATAGTTTTTTAAAAAGCGCATTGTGATAAACTATACGGCTATCGGCTACTGATTTCACCACTACCCCTACAGGGCTAAGTTCCATAAGACGAAAGATTAATCCTCCGAAGTTAGTATCGGTTGTGTTCATTTAATTAAGATTTCAGCAGTCGAACTTTCTTTCCTCATTTCGCCGGGCGCCTTCCCATACTTGCTCTTGCAAAACCGGTTAAAGTGAGCCTGAGACGAGAATTCGTAATTATTGGCTATCTCCTGAAAAGATTTGCCGGAGAACTTTATTTCATAGTATATTTTGTTCGCTTTCTGATTCAATATCCACTGATGAACCGATTCTCCAAAATGATCTTTGAATCGACGGGTAAATGTGGAAACACTTGAGTTGGAAAGTTCGGCAAATTCGTCGACACTTTTTATATTTTGATAGTTATTAATCACAAATCTCTTAAAGTCAATATCTTTACCGATTAAAGAAATAAAAAAAGTAGCTAAATCATCCTCATGGTAGAATATTCTGAAAAGAAAAAAAAGCTCCTTTTTCTTTAAATCGAAGAAATGTGGGCATAGCATGCCTTCTTTCAGATAATATTCAATCTCTTGTAGAAAAAAATACATATGCGACGTTATTGGTAAAGAGCTAAAATCGCTGTTTGACTTATTACAATAAGGGATTAAATTATTAAACGAATAGGAGTTACACAGGCTTAATTGCTCTTTGAAGGAGCATAAGATAAAGGAAGAATCTTTCTGAGCCTGAATAACTAGTTTGCTCTTCGGAGGTATTAAAAGAATTCGATTTTCGGCAACAACATTTGATAAAAAGCTATTCGTTGATATAGAAATTTCTCCCTTTAATAAAAAGTACAAAATGAAAGTATCATTTTCACTGTTATCGCAAATAGAACCTTCCTTTAATTCAAAATGCTTAAATACCTCATTGTGTTCTGATATATAATTTAAACAGTTAACATGCTCATCATGACAGAGTAATTGCATAATTTTAAAATATTAGTTAAATCCCAGAGTATATTGTATGTCCACTAAAAAACAAATAAGTACATTAAGCCATTGGCTTTAAAACAAATACATCGACTTAATTGCAAAGATAACAAGCCCGAAATATAAATTCTTGTCATTTTTATTTAAAAACTTTACCATTTCAGGCAACATCCAATATTAATATAATATTTCTTCATTTTACATACACATTTCGGTCATATTCATATCCATATCGGTAATTTATAGTTAATATAAATTAATTATTACATAATTAGACCTGGACATAACGCATTAGACTGATTGACATAAATCAATCAATTATCTTTGTATAATAAATTACTAAACATCGTCTCTCGCTATATATAGACTAAATATAATACAGGAATAGATTATGAAAAGACTAAGAGTTACCTCATTGAACGGGGAGATGT is from uncultured Macellibacteroides sp. and encodes:
- a CDS encoding AAA family ATPase, which translates into the protein MSELSNAPQTPDKEEKGLVFLMRYLQVLFIHKWIFVSVFVVVFAGIVLFALKQPKVYNAQYEVFYNETIREYMDESDVPVVKSDFDKNFWLSNMLSGEIARMTVLHSGLSYSQEEMRRLIAVEMADKKREDRVPIYKVTVSSTRPNEIPLIIKAYLQALNELLLKHQVSNSERFIGFLTDQLNDNNGKLSGIDNELIGNSSKESGEIFDATQITSDLESFRTKLLNSQINLATVKASKGRTEQALKNLDGTIVNESAFSEPLKVQLMNLEVDLARALTRNKEDHPSVKAIRNNIKQLNVMLRDSLEQRMEIKSLVQNPLKIQLMGKLMDLQITEVSEETQVLSLQKVIADLERMTLPDTTDGVHQQLLRNREMVYMSIKQLNSKLIEAQSTARGNLSRFVTIDEASTPVKAATKGLSFFILVAFVLATAMGAGAVFVYDMLDNRLMVQSDFERFYALPVLGTLPRIKRKGESDWLTERPGDKGYEGWAELSSVAVGVRQAMKYTDKRLIAVCSSLRQEGKSLISWQLARTLADKNVRVLLVDMDFFAPKITAKLDKKEAIGLSNFLAGECTVEQLLLDSPLTNLTFTGVGTAEGRQDLYYDHPALGEFITRVRGLYDVVIFDTPAALYIPDIFNFMDLMEGVIVIARLRLTTRNALDKLLKMNTAHNTKVLGVVINDVQTSVLNKYGENYYYSDRYYTEIPEKKIKKLGVKVAVTLAILVVCVAAGYLSFRSNKAKAVGLELPPSSTIAAALPVADKLVVQPGKDSLVTAVPTVAVAVAAPDSNSNSDSEWLDTVVIEPGTRLTLLAQKYYGNKVFWVYIYMANNEVITNPNQVAVGTKVRIPAPVMYGINAADNTSVKEATAYQSKILAGDWTPVAMN
- a CDS encoding LCP family protein, with translation MKRYQGDKYRRRKLVFWLGLCSVVLLAVLLLFLWPLLRPEPKRELIRAGICGAVNSPAVYSLAKGADLAMLVRMAGGFAPAADFARVNLDRLVMHDTIYHIPTRGVAGGHSLMDALKEPLSSPFMDISKLIAAELGQKEIRKFTILYVGLPSVFVLITYAPDLKRIQFTHIPHSALFLNNDYRLQDIFFTVNINPTVKLLENRLKQKIDYYLIQNRSAFIELIDRLQGIDITLDEPYAKAYSMKPGTGHLDGFHAWEYIRFLNIRNMSVTHTSGKDMDLIRHDNFKAAPRSWELEYELRNQRQRMVLNGMRIAFAGLHTEEQMIIINNFARLFETDMDSGFILKLYKDVLQVPAFSFGAFPGYYSGENSKLYFYPDMPGYEMLLKKEIRTSLQSLKTREQTVY
- a CDS encoding polysaccharide biosynthesis/export family protein is translated as MNRLRLWVMVCGCLLLTLPAVMGQAKSYLIERGDVLDVVVMEHPEFSLTGIIVLPDGTMQYPGIGSILAAGMSSDALTASVEKSVGKYVVNPLVSVFIRKIQNQMLNVLGYVNKPGQFQIYEGVDLLTALSMAGGIKNIKKGKQVIIIHADQSMEVIKLKEYINPGHQVKKMPVLYAGDTVMVKEPGEVNWSKFSFFASLLTAIAAILNFAL
- a CDS encoding response regulator; its protein translation is MNTTDTNFGGLIFRLMELSPVGVVVKSVADSRIVYHNALFKKLFEIHHERIIGHKVYRSKQSRNYINQIIELDNLCISTGEPVSGNLKFPTSTGDMRIYFSNRILLTDCKGREGPLIVSFYLDLTDQESTKLKLANALKADMLKSDFLSNMSHEIRTPLNAIVGFSEVLANEDDPVLKMKYVDIIQNNNHLLIDLINDILDFAKIESDKLNFVYSDTDVHHLCEEVYDVFSLKPKDGVSLQFNNQLPGIFVRTDCRRVIQILSNFLSNAFKFTDQGSISLYYALEGNEIVFHVEDTGSGLSEKECINVFDRYARINELKKGTGLGLTISKMLTERLGGRIGVTSQAGKGSDFWFTIPCTGENKIKTEFENENEVLATPLLPLMRCKPIILVAEDHEDSYLLIESYVQGEYQLVHARNGIEALELFETIQPDLLLLDIKMPKMDGLQVLKYIRKQNSDIPIIVMSAFAYSSEVYEARSLGTNEYLVKPINKSSLIRSIKKYLK
- a CDS encoding AraC family transcriptional regulator — protein: MYFFLQEIEYYLKEGMLCPHFFDLKKKELFFLFRIFYHEDDLATFFISLIGKDIDFKRFVINNYQNIKSVDEFAELSNSSVSTFTRRFKDHFGESVHQWILNQKANKIYYEIKFSGKSFQEIANNYEFSSQAHFNRFCKSKYGKAPGEMRKESSTAEILIK